From one Bacillus sp. FJAT-42376 genomic stretch:
- a CDS encoding DUF2164 domain-containing protein: MIKLKKEAKADMISKLQDYLYKEWDEEIGDLAAEIFLEYIGNELGPYFYNQGVEDARALLNEKLLDLEEEYYSLEKPLRKRKLDS, translated from the coding sequence ATGATTAAACTGAAGAAGGAAGCGAAGGCCGATATGATTTCCAAGCTGCAGGACTACCTGTACAAAGAATGGGATGAGGAAATCGGCGACCTGGCTGCTGAAATTTTTCTTGAGTACATTGGCAATGAGCTGGGGCCTTATTTTTATAACCAGGGAGTGGAAGATGCAAGGGCATTGCTGAATGAGAAGCTTCTGGATTTGGAAGAAGAATACTATTCGCTTGAAAAGCCGCTTCGGAAAAGAAAGCTTGATTCATAG
- the clpP gene encoding ATP-dependent Clp endopeptidase proteolytic subunit ClpP, producing the protein MNLIPTVIEQTNRGERAYDIYSRLLKDRIIMLGSGIDDNVANAVVAQLLFLEAEDPEKDISIYINSPGGSITAGMAIYDTMQFIKPDVNTICIGMAASMGAFLLAAGTKGKRYALPNSEVMIHQPLGGAQGQATEIEIAAKRILFLREKLNQILSDRTGQPLEVISRDTDRDNFMTAERALEYGLIDKIMNRNILDNSEKK; encoded by the coding sequence GTGAATTTAATTCCTACAGTTATTGAGCAAACGAACCGCGGAGAACGTGCATACGATATTTATTCCCGCTTGCTGAAAGACCGAATCATTATGCTTGGGAGCGGAATTGACGACAATGTAGCAAACGCTGTTGTTGCCCAGCTTTTATTCCTTGAAGCAGAAGATCCAGAAAAGGATATTTCCATTTACATCAATAGCCCTGGCGGATCCATTACAGCTGGTATGGCCATTTATGATACCATGCAGTTCATTAAACCGGATGTTAATACTATCTGTATCGGTATGGCTGCATCAATGGGTGCATTCCTTCTTGCAGCAGGCACGAAAGGCAAGCGCTATGCCCTTCCAAACAGTGAGGTTATGATCCATCAGCCTCTTGGAGGAGCTCAAGGTCAAGCAACAGAAATTGAAATTGCCGCTAAGCGCATTCTATTCCTTCGTGAAAAATTGAATCAAATTCTTTCAGACCGCACTGGACAGCCGCTTGAAGTGATCAGCCGCGACACGGACCGCGATAACTTCATGACAGCTGAAAGAGCACTGGAATACGGTTTGATCGATAAAATTATGAACCGCAACATTTTGGATAACAGCGAGAAGAAGTAA
- a CDS encoding HPr family phosphocarrier protein: MVEKQVEVRLKNGLQARPAALFVQEANRYGSDIFLEKEGKKVNAKSIMGLMSLAIGTGSTITLIAEGHDEQEALEALEEYVHQEI; the protein is encoded by the coding sequence ATGGTAGAGAAGCAAGTGGAAGTCCGCCTGAAAAATGGCCTGCAAGCACGTCCTGCAGCTTTATTTGTTCAAGAAGCCAATCGATATGGCTCGGACATTTTTCTCGAAAAAGAAGGAAAAAAGGTAAACGCCAAAAGCATTATGGGATTAATGAGTCTTGCCATTGGCACAGGTTCCACAATCACGCTGATCGCAGAGGGGCATGATGAACAAGAGGCGCTTGAAGCGCTTGAGGAATATGTGCATCAGGAGATATAA
- the whiA gene encoding DNA-binding protein WhiA codes for MSFASETKKELTQVEIKGCCLKAELSALIRMNGSLSFSNRKLVLDIQTENAAIARRIYILLKRQYEAAVELLVRKKMRLKKNNVYIVRLTEQAREILEDLKILGESFTFVREISPELIHKKCCKRSYMRGAFLAGGSVNNPETSSYHLEIFSLYKEHSDSLSELMNTFHLNSKSLERKKGFIAYMKEAEKIAEFLNIIGAHTALLKFEDIRIVRDMRNSVNRLVNCETANLNKTIGAALRQVENIQYIDSKIGLDMLPEKLREIARLRVDYQDVTLKELGEMVSSGTISKSGINHRLRKLDQIADQLRAGKPVSMK; via the coding sequence ATGTCTTTTGCATCCGAAACCAAAAAAGAACTGACACAGGTTGAAATCAAGGGCTGCTGCCTGAAAGCTGAGCTTTCCGCTCTTATCAGGATGAACGGTTCCCTCTCCTTCTCAAACAGAAAATTGGTTCTGGATATTCAGACAGAAAATGCGGCAATTGCCCGCAGAATATACATTTTACTAAAGAGACAGTATGAAGCGGCGGTTGAGCTGCTTGTCCGGAAAAAAATGCGGCTTAAAAAGAACAATGTTTACATTGTAAGGCTGACAGAACAGGCAAGAGAAATTCTTGAAGATTTAAAAATACTGGGCGAATCCTTTACGTTTGTAAGGGAGATCTCACCTGAACTGATTCACAAGAAATGCTGCAAACGCTCCTACATGAGAGGCGCATTTCTTGCTGGAGGTTCCGTGAACAATCCTGAGACATCTTCATACCATCTTGAAATTTTCTCGCTTTACAAAGAGCACAGTGACTCTTTAAGCGAGCTGATGAATACATTTCACTTAAACAGCAAATCCCTTGAAAGAAAAAAAGGGTTTATTGCCTATATGAAAGAAGCCGAAAAGATTGCGGAGTTTTTAAACATTATCGGAGCTCATACGGCACTTTTGAAATTTGAAGATATCCGCATTGTCAGAGACATGAGAAATTCCGTTAACCGGCTCGTCAACTGCGAGACCGCTAACCTGAATAAAACCATCGGCGCAGCATTAAGACAAGTGGAGAACATCCAATACATTGACAGCAAAATCGGGCTGGATATGCTTCCGGAAAAACTTAGGGAGATTGCCCGGCTGAGAGTTGATTACCAGGATGTTACGTTAAAAGAACTTGGTGAAATGGTCTCCAGCGGAACAATCAGCAAATCGGGAATCAACCACCGGCTGCGGAAGCTCGATCAAATTGCGGATCAGTTAAGAGCCGGAAAGCCGGTTTCCATGAAATAA
- a CDS encoding YvcK family protein, protein MDVLPKIVIIGGGTGLSVLLRGLKVYPVDITAIVTVADDGGSSGRLRDELKIPPPGDIRNVLAALSDVEPLVEELFQHRFNKGDSLTGHSLGNLILAAMTNITGDFTHAIKEMSKVLNVRGKVLPAANSSVELHAEMEDRSVVSGESKIPASAKKIKRVFLTPENIDPLPETIDVIQEADLIILGPGSLYTSILPNLLVPKIGQEVCKAKAKKVYICNVMTQPGETLGYKASDHIKALYDHMNCAFIDTILVNADTIPDTIKQRYAAELAQPVHADLDELEKLGLSIVHEHLITDDRDVIRHDTNKVAKLLYGILQKSI, encoded by the coding sequence ATAGACGTGCTGCCTAAAATCGTCATAATCGGCGGAGGGACCGGGCTCTCTGTTCTGCTCCGGGGACTCAAGGTCTATCCGGTTGATATTACGGCAATCGTGACTGTCGCTGATGACGGCGGGAGCTCAGGCCGCCTCCGTGATGAATTGAAGATTCCTCCTCCTGGGGATATTCGAAATGTTCTGGCCGCGCTCTCTGATGTAGAACCGCTGGTAGAAGAACTGTTTCAGCATCGATTTAACAAAGGGGACAGCCTGACAGGCCATTCGCTTGGAAACTTGATACTGGCTGCCATGACCAATATTACAGGTGACTTTACCCACGCAATTAAGGAAATGAGCAAGGTGCTTAATGTTAGAGGAAAGGTTCTTCCGGCAGCGAACAGCAGTGTTGAACTGCATGCTGAAATGGAAGACCGATCCGTCGTTTCCGGTGAATCCAAGATTCCTGCTTCTGCGAAGAAAATTAAGCGGGTATTTCTTACTCCGGAAAATATTGATCCGCTGCCTGAAACAATTGATGTCATTCAGGAAGCTGATTTAATTATACTTGGACCAGGAAGCTTATATACAAGCATCCTGCCAAACCTGCTTGTTCCGAAAATCGGACAGGAAGTGTGCAAGGCAAAAGCGAAGAAGGTTTATATATGCAATGTTATGACTCAGCCGGGTGAAACACTGGGCTATAAGGCGAGTGATCATATAAAAGCTCTTTATGATCATATGAACTGTGCATTTATCGATACCATCCTTGTGAATGCAGACACCATTCCTGATACGATCAAACAGCGCTATGCTGCGGAACTTGCACAGCCTGTGCATGCAGATCTGGATGAACTGGAGAAACTCGGGCTTTCTATCGTACATGAGCATTTGATTACCGATGACCGGGACGTAATCAGACACGATACGAATAAAGTTGCGAAACTTCTTTACGGGATTTTGCAGAAATCCATCTAG
- the rapZ gene encoding RNase adapter RapZ: MELTSQNIGQEESTQTHSDIQMVIITGMSGAGKTVAIQSFEDLGFFCVDNLPPTLLPKFLELMKESGSKMNKVALVMDLRGREFFDSLFQALDEIGESAWITPQILFLDAKDSTLVTRYKETRRSHPLASTGLPLEGIQIERELLEELKGRAQIIYDTSDLKPRQLREKILKQFSAAEEQTFTVNIMSFGFKYGIPIDADLVFDVRFLPNPHYIEHMRLKTGLEEEVSSYVMKWNETSKFLEKVLDLLTFMLPYYKREGKSQLVIAIGCTGGQHRSVTLAEHIAGYYKKDYKAHVSHRDIERRSKK, encoded by the coding sequence ATGGAACTGACAAGCCAAAATATTGGACAGGAAGAGAGCACTCAGACTCACTCAGACATTCAAATGGTCATTATTACCGGAATGTCCGGCGCAGGCAAGACAGTTGCCATTCAAAGCTTTGAAGATTTAGGCTTTTTTTGTGTAGACAATCTCCCGCCAACTCTTCTTCCGAAATTCTTGGAACTGATGAAGGAATCAGGTTCCAAGATGAACAAAGTGGCTCTTGTAATGGATTTAAGGGGCCGCGAATTTTTTGACAGCCTTTTCCAGGCTCTTGATGAAATCGGAGAATCTGCCTGGATTACTCCGCAAATTCTATTCCTGGATGCCAAGGATTCAACGCTTGTTACCCGCTACAAGGAAACAAGACGCTCACACCCTCTCGCATCTACGGGACTTCCGCTTGAAGGAATTCAGATTGAAAGAGAACTGCTGGAGGAGTTAAAAGGACGCGCCCAGATCATTTACGATACGTCCGACTTAAAACCCCGCCAGCTCAGAGAGAAAATCCTGAAGCAATTTTCCGCAGCTGAAGAACAGACCTTTACGGTCAATATTATGTCCTTTGGCTTTAAATATGGTATCCCGATTGATGCCGATCTTGTCTTCGATGTAAGATTTCTGCCGAACCCTCACTACATTGAACACATGAGGCTGAAAACTGGCCTTGAAGAAGAGGTCTCTTCTTATGTGATGAAATGGAATGAAACATCCAAGTTTCTTGAAAAGGTTCTCGATTTGCTGACATTTATGCTCCCTTATTATAAAAGGGAAGGCAAGAGCCAGCTTGTTATTGCGATTGGCTGTACAGGAGGCCAGCATCGCTCGGTAACGCTTGCCGAACACATCGCGGGGTATTATAAAAAGGATTATAAGGCCCATGTGTCCCACCGCGATATTGAAAGAAGAAGCAAGAAATAG
- a CDS encoding 8-oxo-dGTP diphosphatase, whose product MQRVTNCVLKKDDKVLLLQKPRRGWWVAPGGKMEQGESLKDSVIREYREETGIYLKNPEIKGIFTFLIKEGNEIVSEWMMFTFFAEDYSGEHVDESEEGLIAWHDPAAIADLPMAPGDHHILDFMLKGSGVIYGTFTYTKDFELLSYRLDPQ is encoded by the coding sequence TTGCAGCGTGTTACGAATTGTGTCTTAAAAAAAGACGATAAAGTTCTTCTTCTTCAGAAACCGAGAAGGGGCTGGTGGGTCGCTCCCGGCGGGAAAATGGAGCAGGGTGAATCCTTAAAAGATTCCGTTATCCGCGAATATCGGGAAGAAACAGGCATATATTTAAAAAATCCTGAAATAAAGGGGATCTTTACCTTTTTGATTAAGGAAGGGAACGAAATTGTCTCTGAATGGATGATGTTTACCTTTTTTGCAGAGGATTACAGCGGTGAACACGTGGATGAATCTGAAGAAGGCCTCATTGCCTGGCATGACCCGGCAGCTATTGCAGATCTCCCTATGGCGCCAGGTGACCATCATATTCTTGATTTTATGTTAAAGGGATCAGGTGTCATCTACGGCACATTTACGTATACAAAAGATTTTGAACTGCTGAGCTACAGGCTCGATCCCCAATAA
- the trxB gene encoding thioredoxin-disulfide reductase: protein MAEEKIYDVIIAGAGPAGLTAAVYTSRANLSTLMIERGIPGGQMANTEDVENYPGFDHILGPELSTKMFDHAKKFGAEYAYGDIKGIEDGEEFKIVRAGSKEYKARAVIIGTGAEYKKLNVPGEKELGGRGVSYCAVCDGAFFKNKELVVVGGGDSAVEEGVYLTRFASKVTIVHRRDQLRAQKILQKRAFDNDKIEFIWNHTVSEIHEEGGKVGSVTLVNTQTGEEQPFKADGAFIYIGMVPLSQPFENLRITNENGYIETNELMETRVPGIFAAGDIREKTLRQIVTATGDGSIAAQSAQNYVEELHEKLKASK from the coding sequence ATGGCAGAAGAAAAAATTTATGACGTCATTATTGCCGGAGCCGGTCCGGCCGGATTGACGGCTGCTGTTTATACATCCCGTGCAAATCTTTCTACGCTTATGATTGAGCGCGGAATACCTGGCGGACAAATGGCGAATACAGAAGACGTTGAAAACTATCCCGGATTTGATCACATTCTCGGGCCTGAACTTTCCACAAAAATGTTTGATCATGCTAAAAAGTTCGGTGCCGAGTATGCATATGGGGATATTAAAGGCATTGAAGACGGCGAGGAATTTAAAATTGTCCGTGCCGGCAGCAAAGAGTATAAAGCACGCGCGGTCATTATCGGTACCGGTGCAGAGTACAAAAAACTGAACGTTCCCGGCGAAAAAGAACTGGGCGGACGGGGTGTATCTTACTGTGCTGTCTGCGATGGAGCATTCTTTAAAAATAAAGAGCTCGTTGTAGTCGGCGGAGGGGATTCAGCGGTGGAAGAAGGCGTCTATCTTACACGCTTTGCTTCAAAAGTGACCATTGTTCACCGCCGTGATCAATTAAGAGCACAGAAAATTCTTCAGAAGCGTGCATTTGACAATGACAAAATTGAGTTCATCTGGAACCATACTGTCAGTGAAATTCACGAAGAAGGCGGTAAAGTCGGCAGTGTTACGCTTGTTAACACCCAGACCGGCGAAGAACAGCCGTTCAAAGCAGATGGAGCCTTTATCTATATCGGCATGGTCCCTCTGTCACAGCCGTTTGAAAATCTTCGGATTACAAATGAAAATGGCTATATCGAAACAAATGAGCTAATGGAAACAAGAGTGCCCGGCATTTTTGCAGCGGGGGATATCCGCGAAAAAACGCTTCGCCAGATCGTTACCGCAACAGGCGACGGAAGCATCGCGGCACAAAGCGCACAAAACTATGTAGAAGAGCTGCATGAAAAGCTTAAAGCGTCAAAGTAA
- a CDS encoding tetratricopeptide repeat protein produces MGKQLFDRQQKAQVVPFFQNGSYYYRRALKAYRVEHNLEKASKLLKRAAALEPDNSNFLSQLAMIYTEMGNYQESNEILTDIMEKVDPTMIDCHYFMANNYAHLGLFHQAYKSATAYSTEAPDGDFIEDNEELLDLLMIEGEDEDPSFEDSDELIIKQETARSLLENGKLDEAIALLHEIIEEFPEFWSAYNNLSLAYFYSGNVEKAKHYLELVLELNEGNLHALCNLLVFYYYERKDPEVHALTERLSIVHPIMVEHRYKLGATFALIGKYDLAFKWLRSLQRQGFEGDDTFFYWLSYSAWHLGQEELAKSAWARVIRENPSKAGSEPWENRSSLKDMSLQERLTLVYIASKSNQLEEIRHHHALKPQSELEKEFLKQTMTRDADVSSTGARLFFAAEALKHQLGSIEEKTFLSFFEMMLKANAAKLSLKNSHAWSAAFYYLFKQKSGERVTKTEAAHAFGVTVSTLTKYERLVQSL; encoded by the coding sequence GTGGGAAAACAACTATTTGATCGACAGCAAAAAGCGCAGGTTGTTCCTTTTTTCCAGAACGGCTCCTATTATTACCGCAGAGCTTTAAAAGCTTATCGGGTAGAGCATAATTTGGAAAAAGCGAGCAAGCTTTTAAAACGGGCGGCAGCGCTCGAGCCTGACAACTCTAATTTTCTTTCCCAGCTTGCCATGATTTATACGGAAATGGGAAATTACCAGGAATCCAATGAAATTTTGACTGATATAATGGAAAAAGTAGATCCAACCATGATCGATTGTCATTATTTCATGGCGAACAATTATGCGCATCTTGGGCTTTTTCACCAGGCTTATAAAAGTGCGACAGCTTATTCAACTGAAGCTCCTGACGGAGATTTTATAGAAGATAATGAAGAATTACTTGATTTGCTGATGATTGAAGGGGAAGACGAAGATCCTTCCTTTGAAGATTCAGATGAACTGATTATAAAGCAGGAAACGGCAAGGTCCCTTCTCGAAAACGGCAAACTGGACGAAGCGATCGCATTGCTGCATGAAATTATTGAAGAATTTCCGGAATTCTGGTCTGCTTATAATAATTTGTCCCTTGCTTATTTTTATTCTGGCAATGTGGAAAAAGCAAAGCATTACCTTGAACTTGTTCTTGAACTGAACGAGGGCAATTTGCATGCGCTTTGCAATCTGCTTGTGTTTTACTATTACGAGCGCAAGGATCCTGAAGTTCATGCATTAACAGAACGGCTGTCTATTGTGCATCCGATTATGGTCGAGCACCGCTATAAGCTTGGAGCCACATTTGCCCTGATCGGAAAATATGACCTTGCGTTTAAATGGCTCCGGTCTCTGCAGCGGCAGGGATTTGAAGGAGATGATACCTTCTTTTACTGGCTATCCTATTCAGCCTGGCACCTCGGTCAGGAAGAACTGGCAAAGTCGGCATGGGCACGGGTTATTCGCGAGAATCCTTCGAAAGCCGGTTCTGAACCATGGGAGAATCGATCTTCTTTAAAGGATATGAGCTTGCAAGAGCGTCTGACGCTGGTATATATCGCTTCAAAATCCAACCAGCTGGAAGAAATCAGGCATCACCATGCCCTGAAGCCTCAATCAGAACTGGAAAAGGAATTTTTAAAACAAACCATGACCCGGGATGCGGATGTGAGTAGCACAGGTGCAAGGCTCTTTTTTGCAGCTGAAGCCCTGAAACATCAGCTGGGTTCTATTGAAGAGAAAACGTTCCTTTCCTTTTTCGAAATGATGCTTAAAGCGAATGCGGCTAAGCTTAGCCTGAAGAACAGCCATGCCTGGTCCGCTGCTTTTTATTATCTGTTTAAACAAAAAAGCGGGGAACGTGTGACCAAAACGGAAGCTGCCCATGCTTTCGGAGTGACGGTATCTACGCTGACAAAGTATGAGCGGCTTGTACAAAGTCTTTAA
- the hisIE gene encoding bifunctional phosphoribosyl-AMP cyclohydrolase/phosphoribosyl-ATP diphosphatase HisIE, whose protein sequence is MNADEVRFDEKGLVPAIVQDAISKEVLTLAYMNKESLDKTIESGETWFFSRSRNELWHKGATSGNTQSVKELRFDCDQDAVLVLVEPNGPACHTGSYSCFEKGEAKASNNPYAILSELEQVIAKRDTERPEGSYTTYLLTEGVDKILKKVGEEASEVIIAAKNRSHDELKWEAADLIFHLLVLLREQKLPFSEVMKALEERK, encoded by the coding sequence ATGAATGCAGATGAAGTGCGTTTTGATGAGAAAGGCTTAGTTCCTGCCATAGTTCAGGATGCGATAAGCAAAGAGGTTTTGACACTTGCCTATATGAATAAAGAATCGCTGGATAAAACCATTGAAAGCGGAGAGACCTGGTTTTTCAGCCGATCCCGGAATGAATTGTGGCATAAAGGGGCAACCTCGGGAAACACTCAGTCCGTTAAAGAACTGCGTTTCGACTGCGATCAGGATGCAGTCCTCGTTCTCGTTGAACCAAACGGGCCGGCTTGTCATACAGGGTCCTATTCTTGTTTTGAAAAAGGAGAGGCAAAAGCTTCGAACAATCCGTATGCGATTCTGAGTGAACTGGAACAAGTTATTGCAAAGCGCGATACAGAGCGTCCGGAGGGTTCTTACACGACGTATCTTCTGACGGAGGGGGTCGACAAGATTTTAAAGAAAGTCGGCGAAGAGGCATCAGAGGTTATTATTGCAGCGAAAAACCGCAGCCATGATGAATTGAAATGGGAAGCGGCTGATTTGATTTTTCATCTGCTCGTCCTTTTAAGGGAGCAAAAGCTTCCGTTCAGCGAAGTAATGAAAGCACTGGAAGAACGGAAATAA
- the hisF gene encoding imidazole glycerol phosphate synthase subunit HisF has protein sequence MITKRIIPCLDVKDGRVVKGVQFVELRDAGDPVELAKFYDEEGADELVFLDISASHEGRKTMIEVVEQTASELAIPFTVGGGINSLEDMKAILRAGADKVSVNTAALLNPHLISEGALYFGSQCIVAAIDAKYDEELGSYRVYTHGGRKPTKWEAVAWAKEAVKRGAGEILLTSMDQDGAKSGFDLDLTRQISEAVPVPVIASGGAGNADHFYDAFEEGKADAALAASIFHYKETSVKEVKSQLRSRGVNMR, from the coding sequence ATGATTACTAAGCGAATTATACCCTGTCTTGATGTAAAGGACGGCAGGGTGGTAAAAGGTGTACAGTTTGTGGAACTGAGAGATGCAGGAGATCCGGTCGAGCTTGCGAAGTTTTACGATGAAGAAGGGGCGGACGAGCTCGTTTTTCTTGATATTTCAGCCTCTCACGAAGGCCGGAAAACCATGATTGAAGTTGTGGAGCAGACCGCATCAGAACTTGCGATCCCGTTCACAGTTGGCGGAGGAATCAACAGTCTGGAAGATATGAAAGCGATCCTTCGTGCCGGAGCAGATAAAGTCTCTGTCAATACAGCCGCCTTGCTTAACCCTCATCTTATATCCGAAGGTGCTCTTTACTTTGGCTCCCAGTGTATTGTTGCAGCTATTGATGCCAAATACGATGAAGAGCTTGGGAGCTATCGGGTCTATACACACGGCGGGCGAAAGCCGACAAAATGGGAAGCCGTTGCCTGGGCAAAGGAAGCAGTAAAGCGCGGAGCAGGTGAAATATTGCTTACAAGCATGGATCAGGACGGGGCGAAAAGCGGTTTTGATCTGGATTTGACCCGTCAAATCAGTGAAGCAGTCCCTGTGCCGGTTATCGCCTCCGGCGGAGCAGGAAACGCGGATCATTTTTACGATGCATTTGAAGAGGGAAAGGCGGATGCTGCCCTTGCCGCGTCCATATTCCATTACAAAGAGACGTCTGTTAAGGAAGTTAAAAGCCAGCTGAGAAGCAGAGGAGTGAACATGAGATGA
- the hisA gene encoding 1-(5-phosphoribosyl)-5-[(5-phosphoribosylamino)methylideneamino]imidazole-4-carboxamide isomerase produces MKPFILYPAIDMRDGKCVRLIQGDYNQETIYGDSPFDMAKRFADQGAEWIHMVDLDGAKEGRPVNSEHVISVARELDVNVQIGGGIRTERDIEWYLGQGADRVILGSAAISDPAFVKDMLSKYKKKIAIGLDAKDGFVSTEGWLNTSRVKAADLGKELAEHGAETFIFTDIATDGMLSGPNIQSTAEIARATGKTVIASGGVSSIEDLQALSREDGISGAIIGKALYTNRFALKDALQEVTGR; encoded by the coding sequence ATGAAGCCGTTCATATTATATCCGGCCATTGACATGAGAGACGGCAAGTGTGTACGACTTATTCAAGGTGATTACAATCAGGAGACGATTTATGGGGATTCACCTTTTGACATGGCAAAACGCTTTGCCGATCAGGGGGCAGAATGGATTCACATGGTTGATTTGGATGGGGCTAAAGAAGGAAGGCCCGTAAATAGCGAACACGTTATAAGCGTCGCCCGCGAACTGGATGTAAACGTACAGATTGGCGGCGGAATCCGGACGGAACGCGATATTGAATGGTACCTTGGCCAAGGTGCTGACCGTGTCATTCTGGGAAGCGCTGCTATATCCGATCCTGCCTTTGTAAAGGATATGCTTTCCAAATACAAAAAGAAGATTGCCATCGGTCTCGATGCGAAAGACGGCTTTGTCTCAACAGAGGGATGGCTGAACACATCCCGTGTAAAAGCGGCCGATCTTGGAAAAGAGCTTGCGGAGCATGGGGCGGAAACGTTCATTTTTACGGATATTGCAACGGATGGCATGCTGTCCGGCCCTAATATTCAATCCACCGCTGAGATTGCAAGAGCAACCGGAAAAACGGTTATTGCTTCAGGGGGAGTCAGTTCCATAGAAGATCTTCAAGCTCTTTCCCGCGAAGATGGAATTTCAGGAGCGATTATCGGCAAAGCGCTCTATACAAACCGTTTTGCTTTAAAGGATGCTCTTCAAGAGGTGACAGGCCGATGA
- the hisH gene encoding imidazole glycerol phosphate synthase subunit HisH produces the protein MIGIIDYGMGNIFSVRKALERMEIPYFVSGIREDLMEADGYILPGVGAFKDAMQNLHADSLADFIKSEAAKGKPILGICLGMQLLFDESEENGRTKGLGLLKGKVGKLPTKTAGGKQKVPHMGWNELIIKNESFLINGLGGQHAYFVHSFYVRADQPKTVLASADYGIEVPAVVGSGNVYGTQFHPEKSSTAGLAILKRFAEKVKEGANA, from the coding sequence ATGATCGGAATTATTGATTACGGAATGGGGAATATCTTCAGTGTCCGCAAAGCGCTGGAACGAATGGAGATTCCTTACTTTGTCTCCGGGATACGCGAAGATTTAATGGAAGCAGACGGGTACATACTGCCGGGAGTCGGAGCGTTTAAGGATGCGATGCAAAATCTTCATGCCGATAGTCTGGCGGATTTTATTAAATCTGAGGCAGCAAAAGGAAAACCGATTCTTGGAATATGCCTCGGGATGCAGCTGCTTTTTGATGAAAGTGAAGAAAATGGCCGGACAAAAGGACTGGGATTGCTAAAAGGCAAGGTAGGAAAACTCCCGACCAAAACGGCAGGCGGCAAGCAGAAGGTTCCTCATATGGGATGGAATGAATTGATTATAAAAAATGAATCGTTTCTGATTAATGGCCTTGGAGGGCAGCACGCTTATTTTGTGCACTCTTTTTATGTGAGAGCGGACCAGCCGAAAACGGTTCTGGCGAGTGCCGATTACGGGATTGAGGTTCCTGCAGTAGTAGGGAGCGGAAATGTATACGGCACCCAGTTCCATCCCGAAAAGAGCAGTACAGCGGGTCTGGCCATTTTGAAGCGGTTTGCTGAAAAAGTAAAAGAGGGGGCGAATGCATGA
- the hisB gene encoding imidazoleglycerol-phosphate dehydratase HisB, with the protein MSRKSFIERNTNETQISLELNIDGEGRSDLETGVPFMTHMLDLFAKHGQFDLTVKASGDIEVDDHHTTEDIGICLGQVFREALGDKKGIKRYGSAIVPMDEALAQVVVDLSNRPHFEMKGSLPSSKVGTFDTELVHEFLWKVALEARINLHVIIHYGQNTHHIIEAVFKALARALDEASTIDPRIKGVPSTKGML; encoded by the coding sequence ATGTCCAGAAAATCTTTTATTGAACGGAATACAAATGAAACGCAAATAAGCTTAGAGCTGAATATTGATGGGGAAGGAAGATCTGATCTCGAGACAGGCGTTCCTTTTATGACTCATATGCTTGATTTGTTTGCCAAGCATGGCCAGTTCGATCTTACGGTTAAGGCTTCTGGTGACATTGAGGTGGATGACCACCATACAACGGAGGACATCGGCATTTGCCTTGGACAAGTGTTCCGTGAAGCGCTTGGTGACAAAAAAGGAATCAAGCGATACGGTTCAGCGATCGTTCCAATGGACGAAGCTCTTGCGCAGGTAGTAGTGGATTTAAGCAATCGTCCGCACTTTGAAATGAAGGGGAGCCTGCCAAGTTCGAAAGTCGGCACATTTGATACAGAGCTTGTCCATGAATTTTTATGGAAGGTTGCCTTAGAAGCAAGGATCAACCTTCATGTCATCATTCATTATGGACAGAATACCCATCACATCATTGAAGCTGTCTTTAAAGCATTGGCCCGTGCACTGGATGAAGCGTCAACGATTGACCCTCGCATAAAAGGGGTTCCATCGACGAAAGGAATGCTGTAA